A genomic region of Ochotona princeps isolate mOchPri1 chromosome 17, mOchPri1.hap1, whole genome shotgun sequence contains the following coding sequences:
- the LOC131482325 gene encoding 6-phosphofructo-2-kinase/fructose-2,6-bisphosphatase 1-like, translated as MVNRVQDHIQSHTVYYLMNIHVTPRSIYLCRHGESELNLRGRIGGDSGLSARGKQYAYALANFIRSQSISSLKVWTSHIKRTIQTAEALGVPYEQWKALNEIDAGVCEEMTYEEIQEHYPEEFALRDQDKYRYRYPKGESYEDLVQRLEPVIMELERQENVLVICHQAVMRCLLAYFLDKSSDELPYLKCPLHTVLKLTPVAYGCKVEST; from the coding sequence ATGGTGAACCGAGTGCAGGACCACATCCAGAGTCACACAGTCTACTACCTCATGAACATCCATGTCACACCCCGCTCCATCTACCTGTGCCGGCATGGCGAGAGTGAGCTCAACCTCAGGGGCCGCATCGGAGGAGACTCTGGCCTCTCAGCTCGGGGCAAGCAGTATGCCTATGCTTTGGCCAACTTCATTCGGTCCCAAAGCATCAGCTCCCTGAAGGTGTGGACGAGCCACATAAAGAGGACGATCCAGACAGCAGAAGCTCTCGGTGTCCCATATGAGCAGTGGAAGGCCTTGAATGAAATTGATGCGGGCGTCTGTGAGGAGATGACCTATGAAGAAATCCAGGAGCACTATCCTGAAGAGTTTGCACTACGAGACCAGGATAAATACCGCTACCGTTATCCCAAAGGAGAGTCCTATGAGGATCTTGTTCAGCGTCTGGAGCCAGTCATAATGGAGCTGGAGCGGCAGGAGAATGTGCTGGTGATCTGCCACCAGGCTGTCATGCGGTGCCTCTTGGCCTACTTCCTGGATAAAAGTTCAGATGAGCTTCCCTATCTCAAATGCCCTCTGCACACGGTGCTCAAACTCACACCCGTGGCTTATGGCTGCAAAGTGGAGTCTACCTGA